Proteins from a genomic interval of Uloborus diversus isolate 005 chromosome 4, Udiv.v.3.1, whole genome shotgun sequence:
- the LOC129221333 gene encoding forkhead box protein O-like, translating to MDPLDIDPSFEPQTRARSNTWPLPRPENYVEADEKGPMGHLPLPEAPKKNSSRRNAWGNMSYADLITQAIQSSPEKRLTLAQIYEWMVQNVAYFKDKGDSNSSAGWK from the coding sequence ATGGACCCACTGGACATAGACCCAAGCTTCGAGCCTCAGACTCGGGCCCGTTCGAACACGTGGCCCCTGCCGCGGCCCGAGAACTACGTGGAGGCGGACGAGAAGGGCCCGATGGGGCACTTGCCCCTTCCCGAGGCTCCGAAGAAGAACTCCTCGCGGAGGAATGCTTGGGGGAATATGTCCTATGCGGACCTCATCACACAGGCCATCCAGAGTTCTCCGGAGAAGCGATTGACTCTGGCACAAATTTACGAGTGGATGGTACAGAATGTTGCTTACTTCAAGGATAAGGGGGACAGCAACAGTTCTGCTGGTTGGAAG